From the Pediococcus acidilactici genome, the window CATGGAGGCCGTTACCGCAAAAATAGAAATTACCCCAGCAAGCACCTTTTTATCAACTTGGTATTGGTCGCCCAGTTCCTTAGCAATTGGTGAAGTAATCAAAACCGAAATGTTGTTATTAACGATTGCTCCGGTAACACAGAAACTTAGAATTCCAATAAGAGCTTCACAGCTCGCCTTGCTTCTGATATGCCGCGTGAACACGTGGACCATCCAATCAATTCCACCGTAGTGACGCATTAACGCAACCATTCCGTTGACCATCATTGCAAAGATTGCTAGCCAGAACATGCTTTCCATTCCACTACCAATCGCCTTTGCACATGCAAACAGGGAGGCTTTACCCAATGCCATCCCAATTGCGCTGGCCATTACGGTACCCAAAGCCAGCACTAGCACCACGTCCATCCCCATAACTGCCAAAACTAAAACTATCAGGTAAGGCAAAATGGTGATTACGTTATAGCTACCAGCATGGATATTACTAGCACTACTATTATTCAAACTCATTAAAGTATAAATAATAATCGTGATTACCGCTGCTGGAACGGCAATTTTAATTTGCCATAAAAACTTATCACGCATTCTAGCGCCGACTCCCGCTGCCGCTGAAATGGTAGTCCCACCGATCATTGAGAGCCCGTCTCCAAAGTATGATCCGGTAATTACTGCCGCACCAGCCATTCCAGCGTTTAAGTGCGCCGCTGCCACTAGTGAAAAGGTCACTGGCGCCATGGTTACGATCGTCCCCGTAGAGGTTCCAATACATAGCGAAATGATTGCCGCAATCAGGAAGATCCCCGGTACCAAAAATTGGCTTGGAATCAACGAAGTTCCTAAGTTAACGATTGAAGATTGCCCTCCCGAAATTGCCACGGCCGAAGAAAACCCTCCGGCCATCATTACAATTAAAGAAAGGTTCATTACTCCCGCATTTCCGGCATTGTTTAGGTAGATGTTCATTTTCTTAGCAAACTTTGCCCGCGGTTCGAAGAAAATTAAAGCAAACAATAACGCCACTAAAATTGCTACCTGCCGTGGCATGTACGAAGACGGATCTTTGGCACCTTTAATCGTAAAGACTGCTAAGCAGCCTACGTACAGCACCAAAAAAATCAGTAACGGTAACAAACCAGCCGCGCCATAATCTTTGCGCGTTTTCTTTTCCATTCTCAAATCCCCTTAAACATTTATTGGTTTAGCACCTATCTATAATACCAAAATCCCGTTCAATTAACATAACTACTAAACTAAAGTTAGAGGTTACCATTAATAAGTAAATTTTTCAAATAAAAGCCCTCTGTAACAGGTAGGCCCAGGTTTTTACCCCTATTTTAACTAAACCATTGGTTATCAGTCCTTAAAAAGCGGGTAATCACCGCTCTGCCAGCTAATTTTCCAATAAAAAAACGAGGCCCGCTTGCCCCGTTTTACTCATTGCTTTATCTAACTTTCGTCTGCCGATGTGAGATACTGTGAAAATACCGCAATATACATCTTAATGAAATTCAAGTACATTTCTTTTTCAACATACTCATCTACTTGATGAACTCCGTCACCGGTCGGTCCCCAAATCGCAAAGGGAAAACTTTCGTCTTTATCCCGAAGCAGGTTAGACGCGTCGGTTACCGCCGGAATTGCTCCCGGCTTAATTGGTGCGCCGCAGAATTCACCACCCACTTGTTGAATCAGTTCCATTAACCGATTCTTCCCGGTTGTTTTCACTGCATCCTGGGTCATGTAAGCTTCCAATTTTACTTGTGCTCCCACTTCATTTTGCTTGTTGACCATTTTCTGGAGGTCGTCGATCACCCGTTGGTTAGTAAATTCTGGAATTGTCCGCGCGTTAATTTCAGCTTCGGCCGCCGCTGGAATTGAATTAACTTGGTTCCCGCCCTTGAAGATGGTGGTGTGAAAGGTCAACGGTCCGAGTAATTCATTTTCGACCACAGTATCGCGAAAATGGTGGTTGGCCGTATGCAAAATCTCAATCAGCGGGTCAATTGCGTTTTGACCATCCTCTGGCATTGAGCTATGTGCGGATTTTCCTTTAGAAGTTAACCTAATGTCCAGAGAACCCTTATGTGAAAACGCGGGATCATAGCCACTCGGTTCGCCAATTACCAGCGCATCAACGTCGTCCATTAGCCCCATTTCAGCAATTTTTTGGGAACCTTCTTCACCAACCTCTTCGCCAAAGGTGGCCATCAACCGGATGGTTCCCCTTTTTAACAGGTGATTTTGCTTAATTTCAATTAAAGCAATTACTAAAGCTGCCAAACCTGATTTCATATCTGCCGCACCACGACCGTACAAGCGACCACCGCGTTCCGTTAACTTAAAGGGGTCGCTAGTCCATTCGGAAACTTCTCCCGGGTCAACCACGTCCATATGTCCTGAAATTCCAAGAACCGGACTTCCCGAACCAATTTCTGCCAACAAATCTGCTCGGGTATCATTATAGCGAAGGACCTTTGCATCAATCCCGTTTTGCTTCAGTAGTTTTTGTAGGTACTTTGCCACCGTGATTTCATGGTCATTGGTGGAATTAATCGCAATTAAATCGCCTAAAATTTTTATACAATCCGACTCCGTAAACACTGGTCGTTTTAATTCAATGTCCATTTTGTTCCTCCTTGTGTGCACAATTTAACGAAAGCGTCTTCATCATTAATTGAGTGCATTTTATCACTAATGCCCGTTAATTTACAAGGAACCCCCTTTCTAGAACTAGAGTTTCAGACTCTTTTCATTTACCTCTTCGGTATCATTAAAGGAAGAGAACTCATCTTCTAAAAAAATCATTCCGCAAAAAGAGGCTTCGTCACCTTAGTGATCAAAGCCTCTTCAATATTTATTAACTAGTTACGCTAATTTTTAATTAATGCCAAATAACCCTCAACGTTCATTTTCACCAACAATTTTATTGATATCCATGCCTAAAGCTTTTGCAACTCGTTCCCCATAATCATGGTCAGCACCATAAAACTGCTTGATTTCTAGCCGTTTAATTTCATCTGATTTAACCTGACCTAAGGCGCCCTTAATCGTATCGATCAACCGGTCTTTTTCAGCTGCGGACATTAAACGATATAAATCGCCAGCCTGAGTCGTATAGTCAATCTGATATTCGTAAGGCTGAGCTTTGGCCTCCCCTTCCACTTTGAAAGGTTCAATAGCAGCCTTCTGATCTTCAGTAGGCCCATCAAAGGAGTTAGGTTCATAATTTACTTCTGGTCCTTGTGTAGCCCTCATTGCACCATCCCGTTCATAATTATGCACGGGCACCACCGGTCGGTTGATTGGTAAATCTTCAAAATTTACGCCCAGGCGGTATCTTTGCGTGTCCTTATACGAGAATAGACGGCCTTGTAACAACTTATCTGGGGAAGCTTCAATGCCAGGAACTAAGTTAGCGGGGGACATGGCCGCTTCTTCCACGTCCGTAAAGTTATTAGCTGGGTTTTCATTTAGCACCATCTTTCCAACCTTAATTAACGGATAATCCTTATGGGAAACCACCTTAGTCACGTCAAAAATATCCCATTTGTAATGGAGTCCCGCTTCATAAGGTAAAATTTGGACGTAGAGCGTCCATGAAGGGTTATCGCCCTGCGCAATGGCATCATATAAGTCATCTTGTAGATAGTCAGTGTCTTTAACAGTGGCCTCGGCTGCAGCCTCGTTCGTCATGTTTTTAACGCCTTGGTCGGAAATGAAGTGGTATTTTACCCAGAACACTTCACCTTTTTGGTTAACCCATTTAAAAGTATGGGAGCCATATCCGTTCATCGTCCGATAAGACGCCGGTAAACCTCGGTCACCCATTAAATAAGTAACTTGATGCAATGACTCTGGTGAGTGAGCCCAAAAATCCCACTGCATATCCTGAGTGCGGCGGTTAGTTTGGGGATCCCGCTTTTGAGAATGAATAAAATCGGGAAACTTGAGGGGGTCGTTTACAAAGAAGACGGGCGTATTATTCCCGACAATATCGTAATTACCTTCCTGAGTATAAAATTTTACCGCAAACCCACGTACATCGCGGACCGTGTCTGGATAGCCTTTTTCTCCCGCAACTTGGGAAAAACGCACAATCAGAGGAGTTCGCTTGCCAACCCCGTTGAAGAGGTCAGCCTTAGTATAGGGGCTCATGTCGTTTTCTAACTCAAAATATCCCTTTGCACCCGCTCCTTTAGCATGCACGACCCGTTCAGGGATCCGTTCTCGATCAAAATGGGCTAATTTTTCTAGTAAGTCGTAGTCTTGCATCAATACTGGACCCCGACTCCCAGCAGTTTGCGTATGTTGGTTATTAGCCCACGGTTGTCCAGCCTCCGTTGTTAATTTTTCTGACATTTCTATTCGACCCTTCTCTAAAAATTTTAGTAGATCTACTATTTAATAAAACTAATAACGTTATTTGCTACGAATTATAACACCACCCGGAGTCCTAAAAAAGCAATCCGTCTCCCACTTAAAGTACTAATTAAGGCAAATTGTCCAACATCGTAAGCATTTTATACTTAACCTACAAATTTGACCTATCCAACTTTAAGGCTTATTGAACAGTAATAACTCCCGCGCTTTTCAGTTAACCAAGCCGCAGATTATGGCTATTCTAACGCGCTGGTTATTTTTTTAGCTAAGGAAGTTCCCTTGCGTGCCTAATCTAATCTGCGATCATCCTTCCCCTTCCTCAACTGAGTGCATTGCTTGCCGGTGTTGGAGTGGTTTAACCGCAATTAAAAACAGGCCTCCGCCCACTAAAATTCCCCAAATTAAAAGGGGGCGCCACAAATCCGCCCAATAAACCGGCTGGGACAGCCATTTCACAGGGTTCAAAAAAATGGTAGGTGACCATTTCGCAAATCCCCTAAGCTGACTAACCAAGCTGCTGACCAACACCGTAATTTCAATTAATCCCGCTGCTAAAAAAGGAGCGGATAAATATATTGCCACCGTGCTTGCTAAAATAACGCTACCCAAAATTCCCATTATTTCTAACATTAAACTTGGCAACACAAGTTCAAAGTGGATCGTGCCACTGAAGCAAACCCAATCTACATAAAGAGCCATGCCAGCTCCCATTACTGAACTTAGAAGAGCGCAGAGTAAGCCTGCCGCGATTTTAGGAAAGTAGATTGTGCTCGCTTTTTTCGCTCGGGAGAGGTAGAAAAATTGCCGCGCCGGATTTTTTCCTAATGTGCAGGCATCCGCAACTAAATACGCCATAATAAATAACACGACTTGCTCCGTACTTTGAAAATAAGAAGCCAGCAAACTATCCCAAGTAGGTGCTGGTAATTGAATGCTGGCCACATTTCCTTCACCAAATTTTTGAACCAGTTGGTTACTGTAATACGCCGTTAAGGGAGCTACTAGCCCCATCAACGCTGCAATAAGGAGCATCAAAACCAAGCGTTGTTTACGCCTCCATTGTCGTAGTTCCAACTTCATTACACTACCTCCTAGACATTTTGGTGAACCTTCCGCTCAAAAGCATGGTAAAGGTCCTGATTACTGCGTTTAATCGCGACCACGTCGTCCGTTAACGTACCCAAAACAGCCAATCCCGTTTTAAAGTTCTCGCTCGAAAATTCGATCTGGTGTTGTTGAATTTCTTTTACCGTTATGTGGCGTTGCTTCAAGGCCGTGACTACCCGCGCTTTAGCTGTCGCCGACTTAACCAGCACCTCAATTGTGTCGTCCGAATGTGCAATGAACTCTGTCAATGAGCCCGAAAAAATCATTTTTCCATGGTCAAGCACCAGTAACCGTTCGGCAATTTGTTGAATATCGTTAAGTAAGTGACTAGAAATTACTACCGTCGTAGTGTGTGCCAATTTACTAATTAATCGCAACATTGCTTGTCGTCCAAACGGATCCAGTGCGCTAGTTGGTTCATCCAAAAATAATAATTGTGGCTGTAAAATATTTGCTGCCGCAATCCCTAGCCTTTGCTTCATTCCACGGGAAAATCCTCCCACCAACCGGTTTTGGTGTTCGCTTAACCCTACTTGGACTAAGGCCTCATCAAGTTGGTTTAAATCTACGGGTTGGTTTCCTAAACGAAGTGACAGTTGTAAGACTTCCCGAGCAGTTAAATAATTTTCAAATTCGGGAGTGTCGGGGCAATACGCTAACTTAGTTCGTTGATTAACTAAAATTTGCCCTCGTTCAACGGGTTCCTGACCAAAAATTGCGCGAATAAGGGTTGTTTTTCCTGCCCCGTTAGGTCCAATTAACCCCACCACTCCCGGCTGGTCGGTAATTGTTCCACTTACGTCTTTTAAAGCATAAAAATCTTTGAATCGAACCGTTAGATTACGTATATCCACCAAATTACTCATTTTACCAACCCCCTTCTCGGCGCTCTAATAAGTAGTATGCAATCCCACCTACCGGGATTATCCCCAACACTACTATTATCCAACCCCACTTCGGTAAGTAACGGGTACGGGGAATTCGGAAAATATCGCCAATAATCCAAAATAGGTAAGCTCCCGCCACTAAAATTAACGGGATAATAATTTTTAAATTAACCATTGTTGGCACTCCTTTAAATAAAAATCAATTGCTTACCTCCTTTATAAATGATGACGTTGGGTCATTAGCGAGCTTTTTCTTCAAAAAATCATTTTTTAAACCTGCGTGGCCGACTCTCTTCCGCTATATAAGGAAATTTTTCCAAATAAAAAGGGAACCAATCCATTTCGAATTAGTTCCCGTTTTAACGATAAGTCATGATTAATTTTAGTATTCCATTAAACTAAGCATATCGTAGTCTTTTATCTTTTCGCGACCATGGAGATCTTTTAGCTCAATCAAAAAGGCCGTTCCGACTACAATGCCACCAAGTTGCTCAACCAACTTGATGGTTGCGGCGATGGTTCCACCAGTCGCTAACAAGTCGTCAGTAATTAAAACCCGTTGGCCTGGTTTAATTGCGGTCTTTTCTAAGTAAAGTGCTGACTTTCCGTATTCAAGACCATAAGAAGCCTTAACCGTTTCAGTTGGCAGCTTTCCCTTCTTCCGAGCGGGTGCAAATCCCACCCCCAGTGCGTATGCTACTGGGCAGCCAACGATAAAACCGCGCGCTTCAGGTCCAACGACCATTTCAACCTTTTTTTCTTTAGCAAAATCAATAATTTGGTTAGTTGCTTCCTGGAAAGCTTCTCCGTTCCCCATTAAAGGTGAAATATCCCGGAAAATAACCCCTTTTTCTGGAAAATCCGGAATACTTGCGATGTAATCATGTAAATCCAATGCCATTTAGGACACTCCCTCATTCTCAACGTTTAGTAACTGGGTTAGCATGGTTGCCAATTGATCACCGTTACTATACAGTAATTTTTCTTGCGTTTGGATTAAATCCAAGCGTTTTTGATAGATTGGGGCTTCGGATAATTGATGGGGCTGAACCGCATCATTTACCAAAAGCTTTCCTTGTTCCATTTTAACAAAATTTAGTTCAAAGAATACTTTTACCATAAAATTAACCTTCTCTTGGTCAATTTTTAACTGTTTTCCTAGCTGCAACAATGCTGCTTTTGTCAGGGGTTGTCGTTTTATTGTCGCAAAGACTGACTTGAAATCGGCCCGACTCGGCATGCCGCTCGCGTAGTAATCAGTCTGGTGGAAAAAGTAAGTCGTAATTTGGGTCGGTTGCCATTTTTGCAGGACCTGCCGCAAGGTTTCCAAGTTTGGTGGACAATCAACCAGCACTACGGACCGTTGCGGCTGAATTGCCGGCGAATCGTACAGGTATAGTTGCCGACCTAAGTTTTGTTTTTCGATTAAGTCTAATAGCTTAGGGTTAAAAAAGACGTACTGTTGGTCCTCGCAAAATAGATCCTTAGCCAAGTTCGTGGTTCGTTGGTCAACCACTTGCAGACCGTTAATTTTCAGATCTTCAGCCATCAATTGTAGCGTCACGTTCCCCCGCCATTCGTTGATGCTCAGGGTTCCCGCGAGGTCAATTGTATTGGACAAGTGACTTAGCTTATCCGCAATCTCCCCACGTTGAAACGCAATTACCGCCAATTGTTGGCCATCTTGGTCCGCGGTAAACTTTAAGTGGGCTTGGTTTTGCCCGATGGCCTTAACTTCGGTAGCCCGCACGTTAGTGATCGCCAACTTAGGCACCGGATTGTCCATTCCAAAGGGGCCAAGTTGCTTAATTTTTGCCACTAGGTCGGTAGAAAGTTCGTTAATGGCCACCGTAGCATCTAATTTTAACTGGGGCCGTTGCCGAAAATCGAGCTGCGCCTGTTCTGCACCTTTTTCAAGTTGAGCTGCTAAAACGGGCAATTTATCCTCTTTAACGGTAATTCCAATTGCCATATGGTGTCCGCCAAAACCTTCAAATTGTTCACGAGCCGGATTTAAGGCTTCAAAAAGATTTAAAGCAACCACGCTACGGCCGGACCCCTTATATAAACCATCATGGTTTTGGTCACTTAAGACGATGGTTGGTTTATTAGTTAATTCTACCAACCGACTGGCGACAATCCCGAGGACTCCTTGATGCCAATCGTGACCGCTAATTACCAACGTTTGTTGGTCACGATGTTGTTCATCTTTAGCGATTTGAACCGCCATTTCGTAGATTTCATTTACTAATCCTTGTCGCTGGGTGTTGGTGGCATTAATTTCCTTGGCAATCGCAGCAGCTTGCTCTTCATCAAAAGTCGTCAGTAATTCCACTGCTTGACTGGCGTCCCCTAAACGACCAACGGCGTTAATCCGGGGAGCAACGGTGAACCCAATGGTTTCTTCATCAATTTGGTTAGGTTCTACGCCGGCAACCGCGATTAATTTTTGCAAACCAATCCGCGAAGTTTCGGGCATTAATTGCAACCCCAACTTAACCAAAAAACGATTCTCATCGGTCATCGAAACTAAATCCGCAATCGTCCCGATTGCGTACAAATCTAAGAATTCTTCGGGCACTTCTTCTAAGAGCGCACAAGCCACCTTAAAAGCCACGCCCACCCCCGATAAATCTCCAAAGGGATAATTACCATCAGGATGGCGTGGATGCACAATCGCAAAGGCGTTCGGCAATTGGGCCGGCATTTCGTGATGGTCGGTTACCACCACGTCCACACCATGCTCTTGGGCGTACGCAATGGCTTCGTTGCCCGCAACTCCGTTATCAACCGTCACGATTAATTGAACTTGCTCATCATTAATAAAATGCTGATATTCTGCTAGATTGGGACCGTAACCGTCCTTAAAGCGGTTGGGCACAAAATAATTTACGTCCGCGCCAAGTTGGGCAAGGG encodes:
- a CDS encoding ArgE/DapE family deacylase, which gives rise to MDIELKRPVFTESDCIKILGDLIAINSTNDHEITVAKYLQKLLKQNGIDAKVLRYNDTRADLLAEIGSGSPVLGISGHMDVVDPGEVSEWTSDPFKLTERGGRLYGRGAADMKSGLAALVIALIEIKQNHLLKRGTIRLMATFGEEVGEEGSQKIAEMGLMDDVDALVIGEPSGYDPAFSHKGSLDIRLTSKGKSAHSSMPEDGQNAIDPLIEILHTANHHFRDTVVENELLGPLTFHTTIFKGGNQVNSIPAAAEAEINARTIPEFTNQRVIDDLQKMVNKQNEVGAQVKLEAYMTQDAVKTTGKNRLMELIQQVGGEFCGAPIKPGAIPAVTDASNLLRDKDESFPFAIWGPTGDGVHQVDEYVEKEMYLNFIKMYIAVFSQYLTSADES
- a CDS encoding adenine phosphoribosyltransferase, whose translation is MALDLHDYIASIPDFPEKGVIFRDISPLMGNGEAFQEATNQIIDFAKEKKVEMVVGPEARGFIVGCPVAYALGVGFAPARKKGKLPTETVKASYGLEYGKSALYLEKTAIKPGQRVLITDDLLATGGTIAATIKLVEQLGGIVVGTAFLIELKDLHGREKIKDYDMLSLMEY
- a CDS encoding ABC transporter ATP-binding protein, encoding MSNLVDIRNLTVRFKDFYALKDVSGTITDQPGVVGLIGPNGAGKTTLIRAIFGQEPVERGQILVNQRTKLAYCPDTPEFENYLTAREVLQLSLRLGNQPVDLNQLDEALVQVGLSEHQNRLVGGFSRGMKQRLGIAAANILQPQLLFLDEPTSALDPFGRQAMLRLISKLAHTTTVVISSHLLNDIQQIAERLLVLDHGKMIFSGSLTEFIAHSDDTIEVLVKSATAKARVVTALKQRHITVKEIQQHQIEFSSENFKTGLAVLGTLTDDVVAIKRSNQDLYHAFERKVHQNV
- a CDS encoding catalase, with translation MSEKLTTEAGQPWANNQHTQTAGSRGPVLMQDYDLLEKLAHFDRERIPERVVHAKGAGAKGYFELENDMSPYTKADLFNGVGKRTPLIVRFSQVAGEKGYPDTVRDVRGFAVKFYTQEGNYDIVGNNTPVFFVNDPLKFPDFIHSQKRDPQTNRRTQDMQWDFWAHSPESLHQVTYLMGDRGLPASYRTMNGYGSHTFKWVNQKGEVFWVKYHFISDQGVKNMTNEAAAEATVKDTDYLQDDLYDAIAQGDNPSWTLYVQILPYEAGLHYKWDIFDVTKVVSHKDYPLIKVGKMVLNENPANNFTDVEEAAMSPANLVPGIEASPDKLLQGRLFSYKDTQRYRLGVNFEDLPINRPVVPVHNYERDGAMRATQGPEVNYEPNSFDGPTEDQKAAIEPFKVEGEAKAQPYEYQIDYTTQAGDLYRLMSAAEKDRLIDTIKGALGQVKSDEIKRLEIKQFYGADHDYGERVAKALGMDINKIVGENER
- a CDS encoding ABC transporter, whose protein sequence is MKLELRQWRRKQRLVLMLLIAALMGLVAPLTAYYSNQLVQKFGEGNVASIQLPAPTWDSLLASYFQSTEQVVLFIMAYLVADACTLGKNPARQFFYLSRAKKASTIYFPKIAAGLLCALLSSVMGAGMALYVDWVCFSGTIHFELVLPSLMLEIMGILGSVILASTVAIYLSAPFLAAGLIEITVLVSSLVSQLRGFAKWSPTIFLNPVKWLSQPVYWADLWRPLLIWGILVGGGLFLIAVKPLQHRQAMHSVEEGEG
- a CDS encoding Na+/H+ antiporter NhaC family protein, translating into MEKKTRKDYGAAGLLPLLIFLVLYVGCLAVFTIKGAKDPSSYMPRQVAILVALLFALIFFEPRAKFAKKMNIYLNNAGNAGVMNLSLIVMMAGGFSSAVAISGGQSSIVNLGTSLIPSQFLVPGIFLIAAIISLCIGTSTGTIVTMAPVTFSLVAAAHLNAGMAGAAVITGSYFGDGLSMIGGTTISAAAGVGARMRDKFLWQIKIAVPAAVITIIIYTLMSLNNSSASNIHAGSYNVITILPYLIVLVLAVMGMDVVLVLALGTVMASAIGMALGKASLFACAKAIGSGMESMFWLAIFAMMVNGMVALMRHYGGIDWMVHVFTRHIRSKASCEALIGILSFCVTGAIVNNNISVLITSPIAKELGDQYQVDKKVLAGVISIFAVTASMVIPQDSAMMMTLQLAGKSTNYLDLIRYMVYPVVLMGLTFIVNYFNARRSAA
- the recJ gene encoding single-stranded-DNA-specific exonuclease RecJ, encoding MKESRFNWQVPSLPEVDITDLAKVTRLEPIIVKILVARGYQTAEEINHFLATDQSIVHDPFLLHDMQKAVERIMTAIEANEKILIYGDYDADGVTSTTIMYETLAQLGADVNYFVPNRFKDGYGPNLAEYQHFINDEQVQLIVTVDNGVAGNEAIAYAQEHGVDVVVTDHHEMPAQLPNAFAIVHPRHPDGNYPFGDLSGVGVAFKVACALLEEVPEEFLDLYAIGTIADLVSMTDENRFLVKLGLQLMPETSRIGLQKLIAVAGVEPNQIDEETIGFTVAPRINAVGRLGDASQAVELLTTFDEEQAAAIAKEINATNTQRQGLVNEIYEMAVQIAKDEQHRDQQTLVISGHDWHQGVLGIVASRLVELTNKPTIVLSDQNHDGLYKGSGRSVVALNLFEALNPAREQFEGFGGHHMAIGITVKEDKLPVLAAQLEKGAEQAQLDFRQRPQLKLDATVAINELSTDLVAKIKQLGPFGMDNPVPKLAITNVRATEVKAIGQNQAHLKFTADQDGQQLAVIAFQRGEIADKLSHLSNTIDLAGTLSINEWRGNVTLQLMAEDLKINGLQVVDQRTTNLAKDLFCEDQQYVFFNPKLLDLIEKQNLGRQLYLYDSPAIQPQRSVVLVDCPPNLETLRQVLQKWQPTQITTYFFHQTDYYASGMPSRADFKSVFATIKRQPLTKAALLQLGKQLKIDQEKVNFMVKVFFELNFVKMEQGKLLVNDAVQPHQLSEAPIYQKRLDLIQTQEKLLYSNGDQLATMLTQLLNVENEGVS